The following are from one region of the Methanoculleus caldifontis genome:
- a CDS encoding YgiQ family radical SAM protein, producing the protein MRAQPAFLPMTMEEAGRLGIDRFDIILISGDAYVDHPSFGTALLGRVLWDAGYSVGVIAQPDWRSDDDFRRLGEPRLFFSISAGNVDSLVNAFTPNLKRRSSDAYSPGGRLLRPDRATLVYTDRVHALFPKTPVVIGGIEASLRRFAHYDYWSDSVRQAILADAPADLLVFGMGERQVVAIAGRLAAGEATGTLTDIPGTAYRIDLKTWRSMDPAGYVVLPGYAEVKEDRYAYAKAFALHYNEQDPLRGRPVVQPHPKTVVIQNPPAMPLPGPELDRVYELPYARRAHPSYTEPIPALEPVRFSVVSHRGCFGACSFCALTHHQGRIIQSRSIDSIVREVERMARMPEFAGVVQDVGGPTANMYGIHCGRWETAGTCPDRRCIDCPTLGRSHEEQLRLLRRLREIPGVKRVFIASGIRYDLVPAEEEYLAEVCERHVSGHLKVAPEHVSERVCTCMGKPPHEAFDAFRERFEALQQGKKKRQYLVPYLMSGHPGCRMEDMVELAEYVRDTGLYTEQVQDFTPTPMSISTTIYHTGLDPFTLEEVYVPKDREKRVQRALMHYRDPENYALVCEGLRTAGRENLIGSAWKCLVPARPRSGGATRAGPSPRQTRRPKR; encoded by the coding sequence ATGAGAGCACAGCCGGCGTTCCTCCCCATGACGATGGAGGAGGCAGGACGGCTCGGCATCGACCGGTTCGACATCATCCTCATCTCCGGGGACGCCTACGTCGACCACCCCTCTTTCGGGACGGCGCTGCTCGGGCGGGTCCTGTGGGACGCCGGCTACTCCGTCGGGGTCATCGCCCAGCCGGACTGGCGAAGCGACGATGACTTCCGGCGCCTGGGGGAGCCCCGGCTCTTCTTCTCGATCTCCGCCGGGAACGTCGATTCACTGGTGAACGCTTTCACCCCGAACCTGAAGCGCCGGAGTTCCGACGCCTACTCGCCGGGCGGAAGACTCCTCCGGCCCGACCGGGCGACCCTCGTCTACACCGACCGGGTCCACGCCCTCTTCCCGAAGACGCCGGTCGTCATCGGGGGGATCGAGGCGAGCCTCCGGCGGTTCGCCCACTACGACTACTGGTCCGATTCAGTCCGGCAGGCCATCCTCGCCGACGCCCCCGCCGACCTCCTGGTCTTCGGGATGGGCGAGCGGCAGGTCGTCGCGATCGCCGGTCGCCTCGCGGCCGGCGAGGCGACCGGCACTCTCACCGATATCCCCGGCACCGCCTACCGGATCGACCTCAAGACCTGGCGGAGCATGGACCCGGCCGGATATGTCGTCCTCCCCGGCTACGCGGAGGTGAAGGAGGACCGGTATGCCTACGCAAAGGCGTTCGCGCTCCATTACAACGAGCAGGACCCCCTGCGGGGCCGTCCCGTCGTCCAGCCGCACCCAAAGACCGTCGTCATCCAGAACCCGCCGGCGATGCCCCTGCCGGGCCCTGAGCTCGACCGGGTCTACGAACTCCCCTACGCGCGGAGAGCCCACCCCTCCTACACCGAGCCCATCCCCGCCCTCGAACCCGTCAGGTTCTCGGTCGTCAGCCATAGGGGGTGCTTTGGGGCCTGCTCGTTCTGCGCCCTCACCCACCACCAGGGGAGGATCATCCAGAGCCGGAGCATCGACTCGATCGTCCGCGAGGTGGAGCGGATGGCGAGGATGCCGGAGTTCGCGGGCGTCGTTCAGGACGTCGGCGGGCCGACGGCGAACATGTACGGGATTCACTGCGGCCGGTGGGAGACCGCCGGCACCTGTCCCGACCGCCGCTGCATCGACTGCCCCACCCTCGGCCGCAGCCACGAGGAGCAGCTCCGCCTCCTCCGGCGTCTCCGTGAGATTCCCGGGGTGAAACGGGTCTTCATCGCCTCGGGCATTCGCTACGACCTGGTCCCCGCGGAGGAAGAGTACCTGGCGGAGGTCTGCGAGCGCCACGTCTCCGGGCACCTCAAGGTCGCCCCAGAACACGTCTCGGAGAGGGTATGCACCTGCATGGGCAAACCCCCCCACGAGGCCTTCGACGCCTTCAGGGAACGGTTCGAGGCCCTCCAGCAGGGTAAGAAGAAACGGCAGTATCTCGTCCCCTACCTCATGTCCGGCCACCCGGGCTGCAGGATGGAGGATATGGTCGAACTTGCCGAGTACGTCCGCGACACCGGGCTCTACACCGAGCAGGTCCAGGACTTCACGCCGACGCCGATGAGCATATCGACGACCATCTACCACACCGGGCTCGACCCCTTCACCCTCGAGGAGGTCTACGTCCCGAAGGACCGGGAGAAGCGGGTCCAGCGGGCCCTCATGCACTACCGGGACCCGGAGAACTACGCTCTCGTCTGCGAGGGCCTCCGGACGGCCGGGCGGGAGAACCTCATAGGAAGCGCGTGGAAGTGCCTCGTCCCGGCCCGGCCCCGGAGCGGCGGGGCTACCCGCGCAGGACCGAGCCCACGGCAAACCCGGCGGCCGAAGCGATAA
- a CDS encoding HNH endonuclease, with product MSTERGVRIAAHPAEAIVPGAYLTDEVVRTVLERQCCRCAGCNVPLTAGSTHFDLREPVICGGSRTSKNFLALCPFCHQNQMRRIRRWLAGHRHK from the coding sequence GTGTCCACCGAGCGCGGAGTGCGGATAGCGGCCCATCCTGCGGAGGCGATCGTCCCGGGAGCATACCTCACCGATGAGGTCGTGCGGACCGTCCTCGAGCGGCAATGCTGCCGGTGCGCCGGGTGCAACGTCCCCCTCACCGCCGGGTCGACGCACTTCGACCTCCGCGAACCCGTCATCTGCGGCGGGTCCCGCACGAGCAAAAATTTTCTGGCTCTCTGCCCTTTCTGTCACCAGAACCAGATGCGCCGGATCCGCAGATGGCTTGCAGGCCATAGGCATAAGTAG
- a CDS encoding SdrD B-like domain-containing protein — protein MRCGTYLWIVFLSALVFVAVAGAESEDYVVTLNRTYGGPDAGEAVYAIVADPEDGFFLAGETGSFGAGKTDAWLVRLTADGSEEWNRTYGGEEADTARSVLLTENGTLLLAGNLTYVTNGTRLDTDAWLLMVDPSGDEVWNRTYGGADVNASANAVTPTGDGGFLFVGSTAAWGGNESDAWAVRVNETGGEVWSRVLGGSGNDTANAVVRLPDGDFVFAGSTESSGAGMADVWVVRLNESGGEVWNRTFGSPDDDLGRAVINTPDGGLLVAGTFTERPDNETIDTDALLIKLTPAGDIIWNWIYGDFGVNESATAVIWAADGGYVFAGETGFLGVDDTDAWIVGTDAAGAVVWSKIAGGVNPGDRAASLVEAEPGGYVVAGTFNATVRDGSVNTDAWVIGLEKAPEPTPTPTTTPTPAPTVAPLKPPKAPVVPQKTPVTAAPTPVPTTPTPIPTRVIKPVGEVTIPPAPTLTVDPTPRVTVGPTPRVTVGPTPRVTVGPTPRVTVGPTPRVTVGPTPRVTVGPTPAPRDDDDDDDDERDDDDGERRALSGTVWYDLDGDGAPGPGEPGIPGISVRLIGMRTMFDAAVTGPDGSYRFEAVPTGGYSGAEFLLPDGYSCTISGPGNDAVLLDGLAFAGSVDGQETLNAGFIGDYQTETPETAYGWVLGTTWSDDNQDGIRDETYGMTDVEVRLMDAEGEVLASARTGYHDRYTSFYLFGPLLPGEYAVAFTPPEGYVFTAPGGNSSPDPSTGSTDLFVVGGGDIVTRDAGLIIPAPTPTPPAGEAGGAGDVASPENESIGDGGDARDPPPPSPDWDLPTLA, from the coding sequence ATGCGATGCGGCACCTATCTCTGGATCGTCTTCCTCTCGGCACTCGTGTTCGTTGCAGTCGCGGGAGCGGAGAGCGAGGACTATGTTGTCACCCTGAACCGGACCTACGGCGGACCGGACGCCGGCGAGGCGGTATACGCGATCGTCGCTGATCCTGAAGACGGCTTCTTCCTTGCCGGGGAGACGGGATCGTTCGGGGCGGGGAAGACGGACGCCTGGCTTGTCCGGCTGACGGCGGACGGCAGCGAGGAGTGGAACCGGACCTACGGCGGGGAGGAGGCCGACACCGCGCGCTCCGTCCTCCTGACCGAGAACGGCACCCTCCTCCTTGCCGGCAACCTGACCTATGTCACGAACGGGACGCGGCTGGACACCGACGCCTGGCTCCTGATGGTCGACCCGTCGGGCGACGAGGTCTGGAACCGGACCTACGGCGGCGCGGACGTCAACGCTTCGGCGAACGCGGTGACCCCGACAGGTGACGGCGGCTTCCTCTTCGTCGGCTCCACCGCGGCCTGGGGAGGGAACGAGTCGGATGCCTGGGCGGTCAGGGTGAACGAGACGGGCGGCGAGGTCTGGAGCAGGGTGCTCGGCGGGTCGGGGAACGACACCGCGAACGCCGTCGTCCGGCTCCCCGACGGGGACTTCGTCTTTGCCGGCAGCACGGAGTCGTCGGGGGCCGGGATGGCCGACGTCTGGGTGGTCCGGCTGAATGAGTCCGGCGGCGAGGTCTGGAACCGGACGTTCGGGAGCCCCGACGACGATCTCGGCCGGGCGGTGATCAACACCCCGGACGGCGGCCTCCTCGTCGCCGGAACCTTTACGGAGAGGCCGGATAACGAGACAATCGACACCGACGCCCTCCTCATCAAACTCACCCCCGCCGGCGACATAATCTGGAACTGGATCTACGGGGATTTCGGCGTGAACGAGTCTGCTACGGCCGTCATCTGGGCCGCTGACGGCGGCTATGTCTTCGCCGGGGAGACCGGATTTTTGGGCGTCGACGACACCGACGCCTGGATCGTCGGGACGGATGCCGCCGGCGCTGTGGTGTGGAGCAAGATCGCCGGCGGCGTGAACCCCGGCGACCGGGCCGCGTCGCTCGTCGAGGCGGAACCCGGCGGGTACGTCGTGGCCGGCACGTTCAACGCCACGGTGCGGGATGGGTCGGTGAATACGGATGCCTGGGTGATAGGGCTCGAGAAGGCCCCGGAGCCGACGCCGACTCCGACCACGACCCCGACGCCCGCGCCCACGGTGGCACCCCTCAAGCCCCCGAAGGCACCGGTCGTTCCCCAGAAGACGCCGGTGACCGCCGCCCCGACCCCGGTCCCGACGACGCCCACGCCCATCCCCACCCGGGTCATAAAACCCGTCGGGGAGGTGACTATTCCGCCGGCACCCACGCTGACAGTGGACCCGACGCCAAGAGTGACGGTGGGCCCGACGCCGAGAGTGACGGTGGGCCCGACACCAAGAGTGACGGTGGGCCCGACACCAAGAGTTACGGTGGGCCCAACCCCGAGAGTTACGGTGGGCCCGACCCCGAGAGTGACGGTGGGCCCAACGCCGGCGCCACGTGACGATGATGATGATGACGACGATGAGCGGGACGACGATGATGGCGAGAGGAGGGCGCTCTCGGGAACCGTCTGGTACGACCTCGATGGGGACGGGGCTCCCGGTCCCGGCGAGCCGGGCATCCCCGGCATCAGCGTCCGGTTGATCGGGATGCGGACGATGTTCGATGCTGCGGTCACCGGGCCGGACGGGTCATACCGGTTTGAGGCCGTCCCCACCGGCGGTTACAGCGGCGCCGAGTTCCTCCTGCCGGACGGCTACTCGTGCACGATCTCCGGCCCCGGCAACGACGCCGTCCTGCTTGACGGGCTGGCGTTCGCGGGGAGCGTTGACGGGCAGGAAACCCTGAACGCCGGGTTCATCGGCGACTACCAGACCGAGACCCCGGAGACGGCCTACGGGTGGGTTCTCGGGACGACCTGGAGCGACGACAACCAGGACGGCATCCGTGACGAGACCTACGGCATGACGGACGTCGAGGTCCGCCTCATGGACGCGGAGGGCGAGGTCCTGGCGTCGGCCCGCACGGGTTATCACGACCGCTACACATCCTTCTACCTCTTCGGCCCCCTCCTCCCCGGCGAGTACGCCGTGGCGTTCACCCCGCCGGAGGGCTACGTCTTCACGGCCCCCGGTGGGAACAGTTCTCCAGACCCCTCAACCGGCTCGACCGATCTCTTCGTCGTCGGCGGGGGCGACATCGTCACCAGGGACGCGGGGCTGATCATCCCCGCTCCCACGCCGACTCCGCCGGCAGGCGAGGCGGGCGGAGCGGGCGATGTGGCGAGCCCGGAGAACGAGAGCATCGGGGACGGCGGGGATGCGCGCGATCCGCCTCCCCCTTCGCCTGATTGGGATCTGCCTACCCTGGCGTAA
- a CDS encoding DUF2117 domain-containing protein: MNLVMVVHGPEAFDAGDAERLIGLLSPRRVLVAGVMARTAAEESGLPATCTDERPSVVLAGLAGQACLVNRGKTPESGRIFGELVAGRLEGLVHVECSSGTVYCWNGGDEGLAAEIADLTGYALVHATSARARQDGVREVRGCIPGEAVFVNGIVVGTATAETVVLASEGGTLRAVSGLDEKPHGIEKLLRAGLPEIAAAWCKSGVVRSVPPRQGRRVSRGGRVAIVDHCGHTLYRELDDEVCGVLAVGDDTTAVCGHICSHAGIPVFGVVDGDADTIVAPGYAPGSVVVEVLDGRDDDLGREVAATRDLLADCWEEWVEETLRTLGDRVRVVLDLRGG; encoded by the coding sequence ATGAACCTCGTCATGGTCGTGCACGGCCCGGAGGCCTTCGACGCCGGGGACGCAGAGCGGCTGATCGGCCTCCTCTCCCCCCGGCGGGTGCTCGTCGCGGGGGTGATGGCCCGGACCGCCGCCGAGGAGTCGGGGCTTCCGGCGACCTGCACAGACGAGCGGCCGAGCGTGGTCCTCGCCGGCCTCGCCGGTCAGGCATGCCTGGTCAACCGGGGGAAGACCCCGGAGTCGGGCCGGATCTTCGGCGAGCTTGTCGCGGGCCGGCTCGAAGGGCTCGTTCACGTCGAGTGTTCGAGCGGGACCGTCTACTGCTGGAACGGCGGCGACGAAGGGCTTGCGGCGGAGATCGCAGACCTGACCGGTTACGCCCTCGTCCACGCGACGAGCGCCCGCGCCCGACAGGACGGCGTCCGGGAGGTCCGCGGCTGCATCCCGGGCGAGGCGGTCTTCGTCAACGGGATCGTCGTCGGGACCGCGACGGCGGAGACGGTCGTCCTCGCGAGCGAGGGCGGAACCCTCCGGGCCGTCTCCGGCCTCGACGAGAAGCCCCACGGTATCGAGAAACTCCTCCGGGCAGGCCTCCCGGAGATCGCGGCGGCCTGGTGCAAGAGCGGGGTGGTACGCTCGGTCCCTCCCCGGCAGGGAAGGCGCGTCTCCCGCGGGGGCAGGGTAGCGATCGTCGACCACTGCGGCCACACCCTCTACCGCGAACTCGATGATGAGGTCTGCGGGGTGCTTGCCGTCGGCGACGACACCACCGCCGTCTGCGGCCACATCTGCTCCCACGCCGGGATCCCGGTCTTCGGGGTGGTCGACGGGGACGCCGATACCATCGTGGCGCCCGGCTACGCTCCGGGCTCGGTCGTCGTCGAGGTCCTCGACGGCCGGGACGACGACCTCGGCCGGGAGGTTGCGGCGACGAGGGATCTCCTGGCCGACTGCTGGGAGGAGTGGGTGGAGGAGACCCTCCGCACCCTCGGAGATAGGGTGCGGGTCGTCCTCGACCTTCGCGGAGGATAG
- a CDS encoding SdrD B-like domain-containing protein, whose translation MRAISVLTTIITAALVFGTIASAAGAVPPEPDLGRTVGTIGGTIFLDADADGVQTAGEWGMSGVAVNLLDAAGERIATAETFSHACEGLYIFSGVGPGNYTVEVVLPEGYAFTVAGNDTTGATASTIDPVNGTVEIALTEDLIEESDLVVRDAGLVAAGA comes from the coding sequence ATGAGAGCAATCAGCGTTCTTACAACCATCATAACAGCAGCACTGGTCTTCGGTACGATTGCAAGCGCGGCGGGCGCAGTTCCGCCGGAACCGGATCTCGGCCGGACCGTCGGCACGATCGGGGGGACCATCTTTCTCGATGCCGACGCCGACGGCGTCCAGACCGCCGGCGAATGGGGGATGAGCGGCGTTGCCGTCAACCTTCTCGACGCTGCGGGGGAGAGGATCGCGACGGCCGAGACCTTCTCCCACGCCTGCGAGGGCCTCTACATCTTCAGCGGCGTCGGCCCGGGAAACTACACCGTCGAGGTCGTCCTGCCTGAGGGCTACGCCTTCACCGTCGCCGGGAACGATACGACCGGCGCGACGGCGAGCACCATCGACCCGGTCAATGGGACGGTCGAGATCGCCCTGACGGAGGACCTGATCGAGGAGTCGGACCTCGTCGTCAGGGACGCGGGGCTTGTCGCCGCCGGAGCCTGA
- a CDS encoding ATP-dependent DNA ligase, which produces MQFLEFAEVCERLEGIAGRLEMIEQVAAVLPRLDDDELPVFVRFIMGRVFPDWSTKNLGVGPNLLYDAVAYVVGTKRDTVREAINATGDAGLAVERLLAKKEQTSFFMQELGLVDVYREFERMAAAGGQRSQREKLRVAQGLFGNARPLEGRYLARLMLEELRIGMGEGNVRDAVARAFAVDVRLVEHAHQAMNDLGQVALLARRDPDALSRVTIEPFRPVKMMLAQAGTIAAQLEDHGEVAVEHKYDGSRFQFHKVGGVSRIYSRKLEEVTGSLPDIARLLVEATNHDVILDGEAVAVRDGKPMPFQYVIRRFRRKHEVDAMMEQIELVPRVFDILYLDGESLMDRPLSERRKILDEVLTAHVAEQFRVTDVAGAEAIYNEALGLGHEGVMVKVLDSPYTPGVRGRLWVKVKPGVETLDLVVVGAEWGEGRRAGTFGSFLLAVQDQGRLLAVGKVATGINDETLAELYALFKDKVIARSGKEVTLEPDVVFEVGYSEIQASPNYGSGYALRFPRFVRVREDKSADEAESLDSLIERYLRQKNGQGSL; this is translated from the coding sequence ATGCAATTTCTGGAGTTCGCCGAGGTTTGCGAGCGCCTCGAGGGGATAGCAGGGCGCCTTGAGATGATCGAGCAGGTCGCCGCCGTCCTCCCCCGGCTTGACGACGACGAACTCCCCGTCTTCGTCCGCTTCATCATGGGGAGGGTCTTCCCCGACTGGAGCACAAAGAACCTCGGCGTGGGTCCGAACCTCCTCTACGACGCCGTGGCCTACGTCGTCGGGACGAAGAGGGATACGGTCCGCGAGGCGATCAACGCGACCGGGGATGCCGGCCTTGCCGTCGAGCGCCTCCTCGCGAAGAAGGAGCAGACCTCGTTCTTCATGCAGGAGCTCGGCCTCGTCGATGTCTACCGCGAGTTCGAGCGGATGGCGGCAGCGGGCGGGCAGCGGTCGCAGCGGGAGAAACTCCGTGTGGCGCAGGGGCTCTTCGGGAACGCCCGGCCCCTTGAGGGGCGCTATCTCGCAAGGCTGATGCTTGAGGAGCTCCGGATCGGGATGGGCGAGGGGAACGTCCGCGACGCCGTCGCCCGTGCGTTCGCGGTCGACGTCCGCCTCGTCGAGCATGCCCACCAGGCGATGAACGATCTGGGGCAGGTCGCCCTCCTCGCCCGGCGCGACCCCGACGCCCTTTCCCGCGTCACGATCGAGCCCTTCCGGCCGGTGAAGATGATGCTCGCCCAGGCGGGGACGATCGCCGCCCAGCTCGAGGACCACGGCGAGGTGGCGGTCGAGCACAAGTACGACGGGAGCAGGTTCCAGTTCCACAAGGTCGGCGGCGTCTCGCGGATCTACTCGCGGAAACTCGAGGAGGTCACGGGGAGCCTCCCCGACATCGCCCGGCTCCTCGTGGAGGCGACCAATCACGACGTCATCTTGGACGGGGAGGCGGTCGCCGTCCGGGACGGGAAACCGATGCCGTTCCAGTACGTCATCCGGCGGTTCAGGCGCAAGCACGAGGTCGACGCGATGATGGAGCAGATCGAACTCGTGCCGAGGGTCTTTGATATCCTCTATCTGGACGGCGAGTCGCTGATGGACCGGCCCCTCTCGGAGAGGCGGAAGATCCTCGATGAGGTGCTCACAGCCCACGTCGCAGAGCAGTTCCGGGTCACCGACGTCGCCGGGGCGGAGGCGATCTATAACGAGGCGCTCGGTCTCGGCCACGAGGGCGTGATGGTGAAGGTCCTCGACTCGCCTTACACGCCGGGCGTCCGGGGCCGCCTCTGGGTGAAGGTGAAGCCCGGCGTCGAGACCCTCGACCTCGTGGTCGTCGGGGCCGAGTGGGGCGAGGGCCGGCGGGCCGGGACGTTCGGGTCGTTCCTCCTCGCGGTCCAGGACCAGGGCCGGCTCCTCGCCGTCGGGAAGGTGGCAACCGGGATCAACGACGAGACGCTCGCGGAGCTCTACGCCCTCTTCAAGGATAAGGTGATAGCCCGTTCGGGGAAAGAGGTGACGCTCGAGCCGGATGTGGTCTTCGAGGTCGGCTACTCGGAGATCCAGGCGAGCCCGAACTACGGGAGCGGCTACGCGCTCCGGTTCCCGCGGTTCGTCCGGGTGCGGGAGGACAAGAGCGCCGACGAGGCCGAGAGCCTCGATTCCCTCATCGAGCGCTACCTCCGGCAGAAGAACGGGCAGGGAAGTCTGTAG
- a CDS encoding TIGR00266 family protein: protein MQHKITGDNLQMVTLHLAPGESICAEAGAMVNMSGNMQMTTNMKGGLFKGLKRMVTGEGLFMTEFTPTGKEGFVSFAGNVPGKIFTLELAGSEFIAQKDAFLCSEQGIDLDIAFTKRLRSGAFGGEGFILQRLTGKGTAFLHCCGDIMEMTLAPGEVVRVETGLVVGFESTVDYNIQLAGGVKTVFFGGEGLFLTTLTGPGRVVLQSMDIAKLAGALMPYLPVQNSSGR from the coding sequence ATGCAGCATAAGATAACCGGAGACAACCTGCAGATGGTGACCCTGCACCTCGCCCCCGGCGAGAGTATCTGCGCCGAGGCCGGCGCCATGGTCAACATGAGCGGGAACATGCAGATGACCACCAACATGAAGGGCGGGCTCTTCAAGGGGTTGAAGAGGATGGTGACCGGCGAGGGGCTCTTCATGACCGAGTTCACCCCGACCGGGAAGGAAGGGTTCGTCTCGTTTGCCGGAAACGTGCCGGGCAAGATCTTCACGCTCGAACTTGCGGGGAGCGAGTTCATCGCCCAGAAAGACGCCTTCCTCTGCTCCGAGCAGGGGATCGACCTCGACATCGCGTTCACGAAGCGGCTCCGGTCGGGCGCCTTCGGCGGCGAGGGGTTCATCCTCCAGCGGCTCACGGGTAAGGGGACCGCGTTCCTCCACTGCTGCGGCGACATCATGGAGATGACGCTTGCCCCCGGCGAGGTCGTCAGGGTGGAGACGGGGCTCGTCGTCGGGTTCGAGAGCACCGTCGACTACAACATCCAGCTCGCGGGCGGCGTCAAGACCGTCTTCTTCGGCGGGGAGGGGCTCTTCCTGACGACGCTGACCGGACCGGGCCGGGTCGTCCTCCAGTCGATGGATATCGCGAAACTCGCGGGCGCCCTGATGCCCTACCTCCCCGTCCAGAACTCGTCGGGACGGTAA